In one window of Lampris incognitus isolate fLamInc1 chromosome 3, fLamInc1.hap2, whole genome shotgun sequence DNA:
- the LOC130110513 gene encoding angiopoietin-related protein 4-like has protein sequence MQTSRLLFLLLTVPVQAATGSPTREKYASSGDVNVVAHGLLQLGQGLREHVEKTKSHMRDVNAKLRALNGTVAELEKRHKGGEAEVENIEKLAEEQLDEVRSRVEKMRAENETIHSRVDRLEQRVDAALGAARPGRHDQVPFIQRILEAQSKRIDDLMEKIQQQQDKLDKQSLYLQALNSKVTTKRVKSHQRIDGETAMKADPAQSNIPEGLPRDCQDLFVQGQRASGVYTIQPQDSAPFNVFCEMTSGVGWTVIQKRHDGSQNFDQLWEDYKKGFGHLDGEFWLGLENIHSLSRQGLNMLEVVLSDWIGQEQSGRYQFRLDGEERNYALHVEHSSSDALEGIMTPATSGIPFSTSDRDNDLSAEVQCAKLLSGGWWFSSCGEANLNGRYGRRPNLHKGQQSRRQGMFWTPANGQSNSLKITIMKIAPAVIKQ, from the exons atgcaGACCTCCCGGCTTCTCTTTCTCCTGCTGACCGTCCCAGTGCAGGCGGCCACCGGTTCCCCCACCAGAGAGAAGTACGCCTCCTCGGGAGACGTCAACGTGGTGGCACACGGCCTCCTGCAACTGGGCCAGGGCCTGAGGGAGCATGTGGAGAAGACCAAGAGCCACATGAGAGATGTCAACGCCAAGCTGAGGGCCCTGAACGGCACCGTGGCCGAATTAGAGAAGAGGCACAAAGGTGGAGAGGCAGAGGTGGAGAACATCGAGAAGCTGGCAGAGGAGCAGCTGGATGAAGTGAGGAGCAGGGTTGAGAAAATGAGGGCGGAGAACGAGACCATACACTCCAGGGTGGACCGATTGGAGCAGAGGGTGGATGCAGCGCTAGGAGCAGCAAGACCAGGTCGCCACGACCAGGTCCCCTTTATCCAG AGGATCTTGGAGGCACAGAGCAAACGTATAGATGACCTGATGGAGAAGATCCAGCAACAGCAGGATAAACTGGACAAACAGAGTCTTTACCTACAAGCACTGAACAGCAAG GTCACAACGAAGAGGGTCAAGTCACACCAACGCATAGATGGAGAGACTGCTATGAAGGCTGACCCGGCACAAAGCAACATCCCAGAAG GTTTGCCCAGAGACTGCCAAGACCTGTTTGTACAAGGGCAGAGAGCCAGCGGTGTCTACACCATCCAGCCTCAAGACTCTGCCCCCTTCAACGTCTTTTGTGAAATGACTTCGG GGGTCGGATGGACCGTCATTCAGAAACGTCACGATGGATCCCAGAACTTTGATCAGCTGTGGGAGGATTACAAAAAGGGCTTTGGTCACTTGGATG GTGAGTTCTGGCTAGGCTTGGAAAACATCCATTCTCTGTCCAGACAAGGGCTGAACATGCTGGAGGTGGTGCTCTCTGATTGGATAGGACAAGAGCAGTCAGGCCGTTaccagttcaggttggacggagAGGAGAGGAACTACGCCCTCCACGTAGAGCATTCTTCTTCTGATGCTCTGGAGGGCATCATGACACCAGCAACCTCTGGTATCCCTTTCTCCACCTCAGACCGAGATAATGACCTCAGCGCTGAAGTCCAATGTGCCAAACTTTTATCAG GAGGTTGGTGGTTCAGCAGCTGTGGGGAGGCAAACCTAAACGGCAGGTATGGCAGAAGACCCAACCTGCACAAAGGACAACAGTCCAGAAGACAGGGCATGTTTTGGACGCCTGCAAATGGACAAAGCAACTCTCTGAAGATCACCATTATGAAGATCGCTCCTGCTGTGATTAAGCAATAA